The Pseudomonas fluorescens genome includes a window with the following:
- a CDS encoding LysR family transcriptional regulator — protein sequence MRRKIPSTTALISFEAAARHESFTKAAHELSLTQGAICRQIASLEDFLSVELFRRSRRGVKLTEAGLSYSRRVATQLDAVERDALSVMGHTGANVIELAVVPTFGTQWLLPRLKDFQQQHPEVTVNLTNRTRPFLFADTEFDAAIYFGDADWSGTESHKLMGENPMPVCSPTLLGGRTSLTPEAIAELPLLQQTTRPYAWRQWFNAQNLNIARDLTGPRYELFSMLAQAAMHDMGIALIPPFLIQRELAEKRLVVANRNALSSIKAYYLMIPERKVESASLRAFRDWLVKQANGYLIDY from the coding sequence ATGCGCCGTAAAATCCCCAGCACCACCGCCCTGATCAGCTTCGAGGCTGCCGCACGTCATGAGAGCTTCACCAAGGCGGCGCACGAGCTTTCTCTTACCCAAGGTGCTATCTGCCGACAAATCGCCAGCCTGGAAGACTTCCTCAGCGTGGAGCTTTTCCGACGCTCACGTCGAGGCGTTAAACTGACCGAAGCCGGCCTTTCCTACAGCCGTCGAGTTGCCACCCAACTGGATGCCGTCGAGCGCGACGCTCTTTCAGTGATGGGGCATACCGGTGCGAACGTGATCGAACTGGCCGTGGTGCCAACCTTCGGCACTCAATGGCTGCTACCGCGCCTCAAGGACTTCCAACAGCAGCATCCGGAAGTCACCGTCAACCTGACCAACCGCACACGGCCCTTTCTCTTTGCGGACACAGAGTTTGACGCCGCTATCTATTTTGGTGATGCGGACTGGTCCGGTACCGAATCCCACAAACTGATGGGCGAAAATCCGATGCCGGTATGCAGCCCTACCTTACTGGGAGGCCGGACGAGCCTGACACCAGAGGCCATCGCCGAATTGCCCTTGCTCCAGCAGACGACTCGCCCGTATGCGTGGCGCCAGTGGTTCAACGCCCAGAACCTGAATATTGCGCGAGACCTGACAGGGCCGCGTTATGAACTATTCTCCATGCTCGCCCAAGCGGCTATGCACGACATGGGTATCGCGCTGATTCCGCCCTTTTTGATTCAACGCGAACTGGCAGAAAAACGACTGGTCGTGGCCAACCGTAACGCGCTGTCGAGCATCAAGGCCTATTACCTGATGATTCCGGAGCGAAAGGTCGAATCCGCCTCCCTTCGGGCTTTTCGTGACTGGCTCGTGAAACAAGCCAACGGCTATCTTATTGATTATTAA
- a CDS encoding NAD(P) transhydrogenase subunit alpha, protein MEELISPGIYNLIIFVLAIYVGYHVVWNVTPALHTPLMAVTNAISAIVIVGAMLAAALTVTPLGKTMGTLAVALAAVNVFGGFLVTRRMLEMFKKKAPKAVKEEAPK, encoded by the coding sequence ATGGAAGAGCTTATCTCCCCCGGTATCTACAACCTGATCATCTTTGTGCTGGCGATTTATGTCGGTTACCACGTGGTCTGGAACGTGACACCTGCACTGCACACGCCGTTGATGGCGGTGACCAACGCCATTTCGGCGATCGTGATCGTCGGCGCCATGCTCGCTGCCGCACTGACCGTAACGCCTCTGGGCAAGACCATGGGCACCCTCGCCGTGGCCCTGGCCGCGGTGAACGTCTTCGGTGGCTTCCTCGTGACGCGCCGCATGCTCGAGATGTTCAAGAAAAAAGCCCCGAAAGCCGTAAAAGAAGAGGCGCCCAAGTAA
- a CDS encoding DUF2388 domain-containing protein: MIRLRLLSAVALLAVAAHSNASSFIVTTDSIVGALKATSDVTSDATSSLRDNKIVQAARDDAASFVASEGAIRGVKLESALDYIRQQAPQLNATDAQLAQAILVI, translated from the coding sequence ATGATCCGTCTCCGCCTGCTCAGCGCAGTTGCCCTGCTGGCCGTAGCCGCCCACTCCAACGCCAGCAGCTTCATCGTTACCACCGACTCCATCGTCGGAGCACTCAAGGCCACCTCCGACGTGACCTCCGATGCAACCTCATCCCTGCGTGACAACAAGATCGTTCAAGCCGCCCGTGACGACGCTGCCAGCTTCGTGGCCAGCGAAGGCGCCATCCGTGGTGTGAAACTGGAAAGTGCCCTGGACTACATCCGCCAGCAGGCACCACAGCTCAACGCCACCGATGCACAGCTGGCCCAGGCGATCCTGGTGATCTGA
- a CDS encoding DUF2388 domain-containing protein, giving the protein MRSPLIAAALGLLVLADVAQAHTLVATSNIIVRASQRTIDFTSDTTTSIRDSKIVREAHDDAASFVASNGEIRGAHLEAAFDTLRTRVPEARDASDQVLAEAILAL; this is encoded by the coding sequence ATGCGTAGCCCGCTGATTGCTGCCGCCCTAGGCCTGCTGGTGTTGGCCGATGTGGCCCAGGCACATACCCTGGTAGCCACCAGTAACATCATCGTTCGCGCTTCCCAGCGCACGATCGATTTCACTTCCGACACCACCACCTCCATCCGTGATTCGAAAATCGTCCGCGAAGCCCACGACGATGCCGCCAGTTTTGTCGCCAGCAATGGTGAAATTCGTGGCGCTCATCTCGAGGCCGCCTTCGACACCTTGCGCACCCGCGTGCCGGAAGCCCGCGACGCCAGTGACCAGGTTCTCGCCGAAGCCATCCTCGCATTGTGA
- a CDS encoding NAD(P)(+) transhydrogenase (Re/Si-specific) subunit beta, translating to MSMNLVTTLYLIASICFIQALKGLSHPTTSRRGNLFGMLGMALAVLTTVGLIYKLGAELATAGIGYVIVGLLIGGTAGSIMAKRVEMTKMPELVAFMHSMIGLAAVFIAIAAVVEPQSLGIVKQLGDSIPAGNRLELFLGAAIGAITFSGSVIAFGKLSGKYKFRLFQGAPVQFGGQHKLNLILGLATLGLGLMFMFTGNLGAFALMLALAFVLGVLIIIPIGGADMPVVVSMLNSYSGWAAAGIGFSLNNSMLIIAGSLVGSSGAILSYIMCKAMNRSFFNVLLGGFGNTADAAGPAGSKEARPVKSGSADDATFLLTNADTVIIVPGYGLAVARAQHALKELTEKLTHHGVTVKYAIHPVAGRMPGHMNVLLAEAEVPYDQVFEMEDINSEFGQADVVLVLGANDVVNPAAKNDPKSPIAGMPILEAFKAKTIIVNKRSMASGYAGLDNELFYLDKTMMVFGDAKKVIEDMVKAVE from the coding sequence ATGAGCATGAACCTGGTAACGACGCTCTACCTGATCGCGTCAATCTGCTTCATCCAGGCCCTCAAAGGCCTGTCCCACCCCACCACCTCTCGCCGTGGCAACCTGTTCGGCATGCTCGGCATGGCGCTGGCGGTGCTCACCACTGTGGGCCTTATCTATAAGCTCGGTGCTGAGCTGGCGACTGCCGGCATCGGCTACGTCATCGTCGGCCTGCTGATCGGCGGCACCGCGGGCTCGATCATGGCCAAGCGCGTCGAGATGACCAAGATGCCGGAGCTGGTGGCGTTCATGCACAGCATGATCGGCCTGGCGGCGGTGTTCATTGCCATCGCCGCCGTCGTCGAGCCGCAGTCCCTGGGTATCGTCAAGCAGCTGGGTGATTCGATCCCGGCCGGTAACCGTCTGGAGCTGTTCCTCGGCGCAGCCATTGGTGCAATCACCTTCTCCGGTTCGGTGATCGCGTTCGGCAAGCTCTCGGGCAAGTACAAGTTCCGCCTGTTCCAGGGCGCACCGGTACAGTTTGGTGGCCAGCACAAGCTCAACCTGATCCTGGGCCTTGCCACGCTGGGCCTGGGCCTGATGTTCATGTTCACCGGCAACCTCGGCGCGTTCGCCTTGATGCTGGCCCTGGCGTTTGTTCTGGGCGTGCTGATCATCATCCCGATCGGCGGCGCGGACATGCCGGTAGTGGTGTCGATGCTCAACAGTTATTCCGGTTGGGCCGCAGCGGGCATTGGCTTCTCACTGAACAACTCGATGCTGATCATCGCCGGTTCGCTGGTGGGTTCGAGCGGTGCGATCCTGTCGTACATCATGTGCAAGGCGATGAACCGTTCGTTCTTCAACGTGTTGCTCGGCGGTTTCGGCAACACCGCAGATGCTGCCGGCCCGGCAGGCTCCAAAGAAGCCCGTCCGGTGAAATCCGGCTCGGCTGACGACGCAACCTTCCTGCTGACCAACGCCGACACGGTGATCATCGTCCCGGGCTACGGCCTGGCGGTGGCCCGGGCGCAGCACGCGTTGAAAGAACTGACCGAGAAGCTGACCCACCACGGTGTAACCGTCAAATACGCGATCCACCCGGTGGCTGGTCGCATGCCCGGGCACATGAACGTCTTGCTGGCCGAGGCCGAAGTGCCTTACGACCAGGTGTTCGAGATGGAAGACATCAACTCCGAGTTCGGCCAGGCCGACGTGGTGCTGGTGCTTGGCGCCAACGATGTGGTCAACCCGGCGGCGAAGAACGATCCGAAATCGCCGATTGCCGGCATGCCGATTCTCGAGGCCTTCAAGGCCAAGACCATCATCGTCAACAAGCGCTCGATGGCCAGCGGCTATGCGGGCCTGGACAACGAGCTGTTCTATCTCGACAAGACCATGATGGTGTTCGGTGACGCCAAGAAGGTCATCGAAGACATGGTCAAAGCAGTGGAATAA
- a CDS encoding CaiB/BaiF CoA transferase family protein, translating to MGALSHLRVLDLSRVLAGPWAGQILADLGADVIKVERPGNGDDTRAWGPPFLKDARGENTTEAAYYLSANRNKQSVTIDFTRPEGQRLVRELAAKSDILIENFKVGGLAAYGLDYESLKAINPQLIYCSITGFGQTGPYAKRAGYDFMIQGLGGLMSLTGRPEGDEGAGPVKVGVALTDILTGLYSTAAILAALAHRDHAGGGQHIDMALLDVQVACLANQAMNYLTTGHAPKRLGNAHPNIVPYQDFPTADGDFILTVGNDGQFRKFAEVAGQPQWADDSRFATNKLRVANRAVLIPLIRQATVFKTTAEWVAQLEQAGVPCGPINDLAQVFADPQVQARGLAMELPHVLAGSVPQVASPIRLSETPVEYRNAPPLLGEHTLEVLQRVLGLDEATVTAFRAAGVL from the coding sequence ATGGGCGCGCTTTCACATCTGCGGGTATTGGATTTATCGAGAGTCCTGGCCGGGCCGTGGGCCGGACAGATCCTGGCGGACCTGGGGGCTGATGTCATCAAGGTCGAGCGTCCCGGCAATGGTGACGATACGCGCGCCTGGGGGCCGCCCTTCCTTAAGGATGCCCGAGGCGAGAACACGACCGAGGCTGCTTATTATCTGTCGGCCAATCGCAACAAACAGTCGGTGACCATCGATTTCACGCGTCCAGAAGGGCAGCGGCTGGTGCGAGAGCTGGCGGCTAAGTCCGATATCCTGATCGAAAACTTCAAAGTTGGCGGGCTGGCGGCTTATGGTCTGGACTACGAGTCGCTAAAGGCGATCAATCCGCAATTGATCTATTGCTCGATCACTGGGTTTGGCCAGACGGGCCCTTATGCCAAGCGTGCCGGGTATGACTTCATGATTCAGGGGTTGGGGGGCTTGATGAGCCTGACCGGCCGCCCAGAGGGCGATGAGGGGGCGGGGCCGGTGAAGGTGGGAGTCGCGCTGACGGATATCCTCACGGGGCTGTATTCGACTGCTGCTATTTTGGCGGCACTGGCTCATCGGGATCATGCCGGCGGCGGCCAGCACATCGATATGGCCTTGCTGGATGTCCAAGTGGCTTGCCTGGCCAATCAGGCGATGAATTACCTGACCACAGGTCATGCGCCGAAGCGGTTGGGCAATGCTCATCCGAACATCGTGCCTTATCAGGATTTTCCTACGGCTGATGGCGATTTCATCCTTACGGTGGGTAATGACGGCCAGTTCCGAAAATTCGCTGAGGTTGCTGGTCAACCGCAGTGGGCTGACGATTCGCGTTTTGCCACAAACAAGCTGCGGGTGGCGAATCGGGCGGTGTTGATTCCGTTGATTCGCCAGGCGACGGTGTTCAAGACTACCGCCGAGTGGGTGGCTCAGTTGGAGCAGGCGGGTGTGCCGTGTGGGCCAATCAACGATCTGGCCCAGGTGTTTGCCGATCCTCAGGTGCAGGCGCGTGGATTGGCGATGGAATTGCCTCACGTATTGGCTGGGAGCGTGCCGCAGGTGGCCAGTCCGATTCGACTCTCCGAGACGCCGGTGGAATATCGCAATGCGCCCCCTTTATTAGGGGAGCATACGCTGGAGGTCTTGCAGCGAGTGTTGGGGTTGGACGAAGCCACGGTGACGGCGTTCAGGGCGGCGGGGGTTCTATGA
- a CDS encoding DUF2388 domain-containing protein: MRFYSDLFIASFFVVFCWSVPAHAFDVSTQQVVVSGYATSMVTSAPFDHKLIVAAHDDAAAFVASDGQLRGAQLESALDYLRRTQPKLHVSDLELAQAILVQ, from the coding sequence ATGCGTTTTTACTCAGATCTGTTCATCGCGTCTTTCTTCGTAGTTTTTTGCTGGTCTGTTCCGGCCCATGCTTTCGATGTGTCCACCCAGCAAGTGGTGGTCAGCGGCTATGCCACGAGCATGGTGACCTCTGCGCCCTTCGACCATAAACTGATCGTCGCCGCTCACGATGACGCCGCGGCATTCGTCGCCAGCGACGGGCAACTGCGAGGTGCACAACTGGAATCGGCCTTGGATTACCTGCGCCGGACCCAGCCAAAACTTCACGTCAGCGACCTTGAACTGGCACAGGCAATTCTCGTCCAATAG
- a CDS encoding acyl-CoA dehydrogenase, which yields MAGKASFNWIDPLLLDQQLTEEERMIRDTAEQFAQQKLAPRVLEAFRHEKTDPAIFREMGEVGLLGATIPEQYGGSGLNYVSYGLIAREVERVDSGYRSMMSVQSSLVMVPINEFGTEAQKQKYLPKLASGEWIGCFGLTEPNHGSDPGAMITRARKVEGGYSLTGSKMWITNSPIADVFVVWGKDDAGDIRGFVLEKGWKGLSAPAIHGKVGLRASITGEIVMDNVFVPEENIFPDVRGLKGPFTCLNSARYGISWGALGAAEFCWHTARQYTLDRQQFGRPLAANQLIQKKLADMQTEITLALQGCLRLGRMKDEGTAAVEITSIMKRNSCGKSLDIARMARDMLGGNGISDEFGIARHLVNLEVVNTYEGTHDVHALILGRAQTGIQAFY from the coding sequence ATGGCCGGTAAAGCGAGCTTCAACTGGATCGATCCATTGTTGCTGGATCAGCAGCTCACCGAAGAAGAACGCATGATCCGCGACACTGCCGAGCAGTTCGCCCAGCAGAAGCTCGCGCCGCGGGTGCTGGAAGCGTTCCGCCATGAGAAGACCGACCCGGCGATCTTCCGCGAGATGGGTGAAGTGGGCCTGCTGGGGGCAACCATTCCTGAACAGTACGGCGGCAGTGGGCTGAACTACGTCAGCTATGGCCTGATCGCTCGCGAAGTCGAGCGCGTCGATTCCGGTTATCGCTCAATGATGAGCGTGCAGTCTTCGCTGGTCATGGTGCCGATCAATGAATTCGGTACCGAGGCGCAAAAACAGAAGTATCTGCCAAAGCTGGCGTCTGGTGAATGGATCGGTTGCTTTGGTCTGACCGAGCCGAACCATGGTTCCGACCCGGGGGCGATGATTACTCGTGCGCGCAAAGTGGAAGGCGGCTACAGCCTGACGGGTAGCAAAATGTGGATCACCAACAGTCCGATCGCCGATGTGTTTGTCGTCTGGGGTAAGGATGACGCTGGCGATATCCGTGGCTTCGTTCTCGAGAAGGGCTGGAAGGGCCTGAGTGCACCGGCTATTCATGGCAAGGTCGGCCTGCGCGCCTCCATCACTGGCGAAATCGTAATGGACAACGTATTCGTTCCGGAAGAGAACATTTTTCCCGATGTCCGCGGCTTGAAGGGCCCGTTTACCTGCCTGAACTCGGCGCGTTATGGCATCTCCTGGGGGGCTTTGGGGGCAGCTGAGTTCTGCTGGCATACCGCTCGCCAGTACACGCTGGACCGACAGCAGTTTGGGCGTCCTCTGGCTGCCAATCAGTTGATCCAGAAGAAACTGGCCGACATGCAGACCGAAATCACCCTGGCCTTGCAGGGATGCTTGCGCCTGGGACGTATGAAAGATGAAGGCACGGCGGCGGTCGAGATCACCTCGATCATGAAGCGCAACTCCTGTGGCAAGTCCCTGGATATCGCTCGCATGGCGAGGGACATGCTGGGTGGCAACGGTATTTCCGATGAGTTCGGCATTGCTCGTCATCTTGTGAACCTGGAAGTCGTAAACACCTATGAAGGTACCCACGACGTTCATGCGCTGATCCTGGGGCGTGCGCAAACCGGTATCCAGGCGTTCTATTAA
- a CDS encoding Re/Si-specific NAD(P)(+) transhydrogenase subunit alpha translates to MHIGVPLETQTGETRVAATPETIKKLIGQGHKVTVQSGAGIKASVIDSAYEAAGATIGSASDAFGAELILKVVAPSDSELTLIKSGTVLVGMLNPFNNETIAKLAERGITAFALEAAPRTSRAQSLDVLSSQANIAGYKAVLLAAHHYPRFMPMLMTAAGTVKAARVLILGAGVAGLQAIATAKRLGAVIEASDVRPAVKEQIESLGAKFVDVPYETDEERECAVGVGGYARPMPASWMQRQAQAVHERAKQADIVITTALIPGRKAPTLLSAETVAQMKPGSVVIDLAAAQGGNCPLTVADQVVIENGVTICGPTNLAGEVAADASALYARNLLDFLKLVFTKEGQFDVNLEDDIVAACLMCRDGQVIRKNA, encoded by the coding sequence GTGCACATTGGTGTTCCCCTCGAAACCCAAACGGGTGAAACACGGGTTGCTGCTACCCCGGAAACCATCAAGAAGTTGATCGGCCAAGGCCATAAAGTCACTGTCCAAAGCGGCGCCGGTATCAAGGCCAGCGTAATTGACAGTGCCTATGAGGCGGCGGGCGCAACCATTGGCAGCGCCAGTGATGCATTCGGGGCCGAACTGATCCTCAAGGTGGTGGCCCCCAGCGACAGCGAACTGACGCTGATCAAGAGCGGCACCGTTCTGGTGGGCATGCTCAATCCGTTCAACAACGAAACCATCGCCAAGCTGGCCGAACGCGGTATTACCGCTTTCGCCCTTGAGGCCGCGCCACGTACCTCCCGTGCCCAAAGCCTGGATGTGCTGTCGTCTCAAGCGAACATTGCTGGCTACAAGGCCGTGCTGCTCGCCGCTCATCACTATCCGCGCTTCATGCCGATGCTGATGACGGCAGCTGGCACCGTGAAAGCGGCGCGCGTGCTGATTCTCGGCGCGGGCGTGGCGGGGTTGCAGGCGATTGCCACCGCCAAGCGCCTGGGCGCAGTGATCGAGGCTTCGGATGTGCGTCCGGCGGTCAAGGAACAAATCGAATCCCTCGGCGCCAAATTCGTCGATGTGCCTTACGAAACCGACGAAGAGCGTGAATGCGCCGTCGGCGTCGGTGGTTACGCCCGGCCCATGCCGGCCAGCTGGATGCAGCGCCAGGCCCAAGCGGTGCACGAGCGCGCCAAGCAGGCGGATATCGTCATCACCACCGCACTGATTCCGGGCCGCAAGGCACCGACATTGCTGAGTGCCGAAACCGTCGCGCAGATGAAACCGGGCTCGGTGGTTATCGACCTCGCGGCAGCCCAGGGTGGTAACTGCCCGCTGACCGTGGCCGACCAGGTCGTGATCGAGAATGGCGTGACCATTTGCGGCCCGACCAACCTGGCCGGTGAAGTCGCGGCCGACGCTTCGGCGCTGTACGCCCGTAACCTGCTGGACTTCCTGAAGCTGGTCTTCACCAAGGAAGGTCAGTTCGACGTGAACCTGGAAGACGACATCGTTGCCGCGTGCCTGATGTGCCGCGACGGCCAAGTCATCCGTAAAAACGCCTAA
- a CDS encoding DUF1127 domain-containing protein — MERTLSSELFFEDKAEKNQASLPLRVIANLMLWQRRIASRHQLARLDSRLLADAGISEAQRYEELSKPFWR; from the coding sequence ATGGAACGTACACTCAGTTCCGAGCTGTTTTTCGAAGACAAAGCTGAAAAAAACCAGGCTTCCCTGCCTCTTCGCGTTATCGCTAACCTGATGTTGTGGCAGCGCCGCATCGCCAGCCGCCATCAACTGGCTCGTCTGGATTCGCGCCTGCTGGCTGACGCCGGTATCAGCGAAGCACAACGTTACGAAGAGCTGAGCAAGCCGTTCTGGCGCTAA
- a CDS encoding acetyl-CoA hydrolase/transferase family protein — MYRDRIRLPSLLNKVMSAAEAALLIQDGMTVGMSGFTRAGEAKAVPHALAERAKVTPLKISLMTGASLGNDLDKELTEAGVLARRMPFQVDSTLRKAINAGEVMFIDQHLSETVEQLRNGQLKLPDIAVIEAVAITEQGHIVPTTSVGNSASFAIFARQVIIEINMAHNPNLEGLHDIYIPTYRPTRTPIPLVKVDDRIGSPAIPIPPEKIAAIVITNQGDSPSTVASPDSDTQAIADHLIDFLKQEVAAGRMTNKLGPLQAGIGNIANAVMCGLIDSPFEDLTMYSEVLQDSTFDLIDAGKLSFASGSSITLSSRRNADVFGNLERYKDKLVLRPQEISNHPEVVRRLGIIGINTALEFDLYGNVNSTHICGTRMMNGIGGSGDFARNAHLAIFVTKSIAKGGAISSVVPMVSHVDHTEHDVDILVTEIGLADLRGLAPRERARVVIDNCVHPSYRQALNDYFEAACALGGHTPHILRDALSWHVNLEETGRMLAV; from the coding sequence ATGTACCGTGATCGCATCCGCTTGCCTTCGTTATTGAATAAAGTGATGAGTGCTGCCGAAGCAGCCTTGTTGATTCAGGACGGCATGACCGTCGGCATGAGCGGCTTTACCCGCGCCGGAGAAGCGAAAGCAGTGCCCCACGCCCTGGCTGAACGCGCCAAGGTCACTCCGCTGAAAATCAGCCTGATGACGGGCGCGAGCCTGGGTAACGACCTCGACAAGGAACTCACCGAGGCCGGCGTGCTGGCGCGGCGCATGCCATTCCAGGTCGACAGCACGTTGCGCAAAGCGATCAACGCAGGCGAGGTGATGTTCATCGACCAGCATCTCTCGGAAACCGTTGAACAACTGCGCAACGGCCAGCTCAAGCTCCCCGACATTGCCGTGATCGAAGCGGTCGCCATCACCGAGCAAGGGCATATCGTACCGACCACATCGGTAGGTAATTCGGCCAGTTTCGCCATCTTCGCCCGGCAAGTGATCATCGAGATCAACATGGCCCACAACCCGAACCTGGAAGGGCTGCACGACATCTATATCCCGACTTATCGCCCGACCCGCACCCCCATCCCCCTGGTGAAGGTCGATGATCGCATTGGAAGCCCTGCCATCCCGATCCCGCCGGAAAAAATTGCCGCCATTGTCATCACCAACCAAGGGGACTCGCCTTCCACCGTCGCGTCACCGGACAGCGACACCCAGGCCATCGCCGATCATCTGATCGACTTCCTCAAGCAGGAAGTTGCGGCCGGGCGCATGACCAACAAGCTCGGGCCGTTGCAGGCCGGGATTGGCAACATCGCCAACGCCGTGATGTGCGGGCTGATCGATTCCCCGTTCGAAGACCTGACCATGTATTCCGAGGTCCTGCAGGACTCGACATTTGACTTGATCGACGCTGGCAAGCTGAGCTTCGCCTCCGGCAGCTCTATCACGCTGTCGAGTCGACGCAACGCCGATGTATTCGGAAATCTGGAAAGGTACAAGGACAAACTGGTCCTGCGCCCACAGGAGATCTCCAACCATCCCGAGGTCGTACGCCGCCTGGGCATCATCGGTATCAACACCGCGCTGGAGTTCGACCTGTACGGCAACGTCAACTCCACCCACATCTGCGGCACTCGGATGATGAACGGCATTGGCGGTTCGGGGGATTTCGCCCGCAACGCCCACTTGGCGATTTTCGTGACCAAGTCGATTGCCAAGGGCGGCGCCATTTCCAGTGTCGTGCCGATGGTCAGCCATGTGGACCATACCGAGCACGATGTCGACATCCTGGTGACCGAGATCGGCCTGGCCGACCTGCGTGGCCTGGCGCCAAGGGAGCGGGCACGAGTAGTCATCGACAATTGTGTGCACCCGTCCTACCGCCAAGCGTTGAATGATTATTTCGAAGCAGCGTGCGCCCTGGGTGGGCACACCCCGCATATCCTGCGCGATGCACTGAGTTGGCACGTCAACCTAGAAGAAACCGGGCGCATGTTGGCCGTCTGA